ccgagtcacaaggtgtatctgccttctctcaatgggtccattgtatagctgatggtccttaatgggccatcaagcaggctaggcagagctgacaccaaatTGTCTGGGGTGTTCCCCGgaagcagagcacaagtttgaaatacagacagtatagagccaatagtcataacttcaactacaaaaatgatacatatacACAGATAGCATAATTATAATCAGCCCATCATAACCGCTCCATAGACCCCTTACATGACAACCTTTATACAATATTgcctgcaaatatataacagtggtcgCAACAGTGATCTATAGAGttacagattatgtcaataacatcacaggagGTGACATGGCATCAGTGAGACTGATATTGGAATACTGCCTCCAGctttggtgtccacatttcaaaaagatgttgtgaaattggagctggggcagcaaagagccaccaaatgttctgcgggctggagaaaaatgccttctcctgagctattgaaagagctcaacctggtCAGCTTATCAAAAGAAGATTGAAAGGGGActtcattgaagtgttgaagtgccttaatggagagaagctattgggtattaaagggctctttaatttagcagagaaaggcataacaagacccaatggctggacaGTGAAAAGAGACAAATTCATATGCcaaataaggcacaaatattcaacaacgaggatgattcaccacaggaacaagctaccaaggaaagtggtggattcgccatctcttgatgtcatttaatgaagactagatcctttctggaatgtgtttgccccAAAAGTAGCTGTTGTGTCATACAGGAGGCCAGTGATAcgcagggggtcagattagacgctctaatggtctcttctggccacaAAGTCTCCTCATTGCctggccagcggcaggacattagcacagcaagggaggggtgtggcagtgacatcacaaaggccttttgcaggacctcagacTATTGGTCCAAGGtgatggggaggtggtgacctcacagagagatgctgacatcagccaggcaggacaagGGTGAGGGGCCACGGAAACCTCGCAgacccctgtggctttgcttcagcaagtcttcTTCTCCAGGTCTCTCTTtgagagagtattagggttcACGTACGTGAGcacgaggaggaacctctttcaagttttctcctttccttttactgatTTGAGTAGAAAACAGTCGTCCCCTGTtaagaaggtaagagcctcctcGAGGTTTGAAAtttgttcagtctgatccatctggTGACATCTGAATTCTAGGTGTGAAAAACACGAGCTTAAggaggcagaattttattccacACCTAgaattttgtcccttagaatcactggggacattagggtttgtcctttttgtttcacctttttcaccatccctccctcctttctcttcttctcttgcttcttttgtcctttttcctgttcccctcccaacaccaggaggggtgtgtgtgtgtgtgtgagtgagtgagtgagtgtctGTGTCACGGGGgagagctctgcagctcccactgtgagAGGTCCCCcaaaaaatgtggggctgaaattgCGCTCGGGCAGTGATCCCCAccagtgacctgggccatcctttgggctctctggtgagaaccctcagcctcccatcctcagtctctaccctgattgcctgagcagggggttattgacagggaggagactcaggtccttgttgttctcttttaagaccaagtaaataagtcataaccagtcatatgtttgacgaattttgctgcttctctgcattaattgtctctgagcagttcatgattctctgtaacattccagttctcctaaaatacttgctgaataactcctgtctagtgtttttggtctggagctcatttgagagcactttattcaggtcattcaatgtatgaaattcaagatccgatggttagtttgaaaatcagggctcttgggtcctattcccaactctgccgctgactggctgtgtgacctaagacaagtcaattctcctttctcagccttagcttctccctctttcaagtaGGGATAATAATGATCCGCTCCTACCTACCTCTCggtgggtggaggatggggatccaTTGGAGAGTGTCACTAGGAGTAGTGCATAATATGAGGTGTCTTATCACGTTTACTCAGATCAGATTATGACATCATAgaatagctgaaatattctattttattggtatttttttattttgaaattgttaagagcagcaactatttagctcagactgaagcatctcatctaatttttGAGATCTAAGTGTTTCCTCTTTGTGTGCGATGAGACAATTTAACACATTGTGACAAACAggaggtgcttttgttttgcaacaaaacATTTGTGCAAAGAACTTTCATCccacttgttatgatttcaagaagCAAACTGGTGTAGTCTGAgtgggattttctgacagaaacggGGGATTCAATGAAATTTCCCCACCATCTCAAttcctgggctctatccctgcCCCGGGGGGCTTTGTGGTCTGTTAGAACGGGAGTCAGGACTGgtggcttctctttctggctctgccaccgccTTGCTGTGTAGGCCGTTGGGtaggtcacttcccttctctgtacttcaGGCTCCTCCCCATCtgtccaatgggaacagggacaattCTCGAACTCTGGGCAGTCGTGAGCCTGAGTAAGAGAAGGGGCGCtaaagccctctgtgaaggagacAGGGGAATTTCACGGTGTTTAGCACCAAGGAATTTTAAAGTTTGCTAAAACGTCTAGTCTGCGGAAACAAGAAATGGTTGGGGCCAAATTTTGTAACCACtgccttttttaaagcccattcagggatgtgagtccctgTCTTTTAGGTACCTGGGATtctttaccagcaggagagaagaggttCCTGCCTCCATTCTTGTGGCCTTAACAAACCAGGTGCTGTGCCCCAGTTCTCGTCTGAGATCCCTGAAAAAGAACATCTTCCCATCCATTAACAAGACAggacctatctttaaaaggggaacaaagagaaccctgAGACTTACAGACTAGCTAGCCTCACTTCCATagctggaaagatattggaatatATtcttaaacaatcagtttgtcagcACCTGCAAGATAATTTGGTTCTTAGGACTAGTGagcatggatttgtgaagaacaaatcattccaaaccaatcctatttccttctttggcagcgTTAtgcagggccagtgcaaggatgttttgtgtcctaggcgaaacttccaccttgaccccccccatacccccccttctttcccctcccctcgtACTGCTTCACTACGGTACAAAGTGGCAATGACAACATCAATATGACAAATGTCAAAAACCTACACACGCATAGTCGCACGTAAACATATACACTCAAATACTGAACATACCCACACAATTGACACGAAGTATTCGCGAAATGATACAGCAGCACTTGCCAGAGTCTGAGATCTGAAACAACTCCACAAAAATAGTTAGCCTCAGTTGACAATCTCTGAAAACTAGTCAACTTAGCACAataaacagcctgtcagaacGGGGTGACAGCCGCGCACAATGGGGAAAATgacgtctctctctctcacacacacacacaaaatctgggTACCCAGAGGGGGAGGTTTCCATGGTTGGTAACTATAATGCCTCATGGTGCCCGCTTGTCTCTGCATTGACCAGCTGTGGCTCCAGGTGAGCACTTCCCATAGAAATCCTGAGATGGTTAAACTGCcccaagaaatttaaaaatgtccTGGGCCAAATGTAGaatgaggggggcaggcaggggtctCCAAGACTGCTCGCTATGGGGAGCTGGGGCACCAGCGGGAAGGCTGCGGGGGGCACATGGGGAGGCAGCGGCAGGTACCCACCCTCAGGCTTGGGCAAGGAGTCTCGCTCCATCCCGCTAGCacccgcctgcagctcccatctggTCTCGTTGAGGCCCTGCTCAGCAAAGGGTCCCGCCTTAGGGGGACAAGCCTGGCACACCTTGTGGGCCCGCAGGGGCTGTGCTCTGCCCCAGAGCAGGCCAGGCCCtgtgctccctgccccagagggggCTGACCTGGCTCcccacagggccagattaactttttgtgggcctggcgccaaacatatttgtgggccccccggGGAATGAAGAGGCCAGGGGTAAGAGCACagcgggcagggtggatttgatttaaatcattccttaaatcactagttaggaagtcttgatttaatcatgggtttctacataaaagtgcattcttgttggttgttataaccttaatacatattcttcacaactcagagatagacaTAGGTTTCATTTTTACAAGGTACacgctatacatttttaaaccatgatttattttgaaaacttttcagatgagttttacagctatatcagaaaatgaatgattgtttggttatttcctttatcaaagataattgaagcagatatttatgaagtcattgggaggtgaactatctccaattcaagaggttaatcattaatatctggaggattttcttgccaggctgtattaggaggagaacaccacctgacagacatttaaattgttttacttAACTAagacaacaacgttaagtattctggatttttttcttcaacagcaaacattatattttaacaaaaaagcatatgtccctcacttctcacatttatctccaggcttcttctccttgtccagatctgttcggcccccaacaatcttctattcattgaactttttgaaacttttctcttttaaagtacacaaatttgcagagggacaatagggttgaggtctgttatttctcacctctatacagtatttatttaaaaacatttttgctgttaacaagcatgttacttctggagacacaaatccacagtttgagaactgcaaaattaagcatcttgatggtatcttctagactgagcactgaatcccattgggtagatagaaaaattaacctaaataatctacacagaagcccctggaaccccataagattgggtccctaatccatgaactattggaactcatttacaaaacttttcttaaacattacatgaatatgttgtctcatactatagaattagaatttataatccctattccgtgatataatgtatcttaattaattaatctttaaatagttttttccctcaaaaatccgatttaaattcaattttttgatttttttttgagtcattgatttttatccaccctgacagctgGGTATGGTcggggggaaggattggtcctCAGCTGGAGCAAGGCAGGAGCCGGGGCAAGATGAACACAGTGGGTCATGgggggaggattagtccctgctgactggagcaaggcaggggctgggggcaaaagtACAGCAGGgcaggagctagggttggtccttGGAGCAAGGGAGTGGCCGGGAGTAAACTGCaagcgcagcagggctggggagggggtaaacaggatccccccctcacccctgcccacatagagcaggtacctaccttctccctggttctaacCCATTCCCTTCGTCTCTCTCTGCACcgagctgagggtgggggtgcagggtctgggagggagttagggtgcagaagcaggctgggggttgtgggtgcagggtctggccaggagctagaatgagggagggggctcagggttggggcaggggggttagGTGCGGAGCGCTTATCTGGggaagctcccatttggtgcgaggggtgcaggtgagTATCTgtatgggggggtgcaggagctcctgtttagtgctcagggtgggggtggggatgtgcaggagtcagggcatgaggtggaggggctgggtatatgtgagggtgcaggagtcagggcagggttctgggggggtgtgagggggtgcaggagtcagggctgggatcaaggcggtgtgtgtgggggtgcaggagtcagggctaggaggtgtggggggtgtaggagtcagggcagcaggctgggtgtgtgtgaggggggtgcaggagtcagggcaaggaggtgtggggggtgcaggagtcagggcagggggctgggtgtgtgtgagggggtgcaggagttagggctggggtcatggtgtgtgtgtgggtgcggGAGTCAGGGcaaggaggtgtggggggtgcaggagtcagggcagggggctgggtgtgcgtgaggggggtgcaggagttagGGCTGAGGGCTGGGGATGTGTGAGGGGATGCagaagtcagggctggggtcatggagGTGTGTgtcggggtgcaggagtcagggcagagggctgggggcatgtgagggggtgcagAAGTCAGGACTGGGGTCATGGTgtatgtgggggtgcaggagtcagggctaggaggtgtggggggtgcaggagtcagggcagaaggctgggtgtgtgtgaggggggtgcaggagtcagggcagagggccgggggtgtgtgagagggtgcaggagtcaggaatgGGGtcatgtggaggtgttggggggtgcaggagtcagggcagggggctgggggtgtgtgagggaggTGCAGAAGTTAGGGCTGAGGGCTGGggatgtgtgagggggtgcaggagtcagggctggggtcatggcggtgtgtgtgggggtgcaggagtcagggcagagggctgggggcatgtgagggggtgcaggagtcagggctggggtcatggtgtgtgagggggtgcaggagtcagggctaggaggtgtggggggtgtaggagtcagggcagagggctgggtgtgtgtgaggggggtgcaggggtcaggacagagggctgggggggtgggctggggtcgtgCGGATGCTCCCAACCCCTGCCCCGAGCAGCTCAtgtcagggggctggaggggatatgccccgattccactcctttccccaaggccccgcccctgcctcttctctgcttcctccctctccctctccctctctctggcagCAGTTGgtcagtggcagggagggagagggggaggcaggAACCGCCCGCTGGGCGAAGAGGCGGAGAAGTGGGGAGCTTGGCGGCCGGCACAGCCTGCCCTGTTGaagcaggacagagccccaggagCCGCAGCACCAAGCTTCTGTCCCCTCAGGGGAGAGCGGGGGATGGAGAAGAGCGGCCGCCGGGGCCCCTTCGGGGTGTGGGCCCGGTGCCATAGCTGGCGCCATGGCGCATCAGCTACTGCCCGTGGTGCTGCCCCGCCTGCCGCGGTGACAGCTGGGCCCGGCCCAGGCCGCGCCCCGCCGTTCCGTCCCCCGGCTCCGTGCGCGGTGGGGCAGCCAGCCAGCGCCCCTGCTCGTCGAAGATAAGACAAGTTAAAACGTAAAAATAAGGGGTCACCGTTTTTTGGCACCTCCACATCTTGGTGCCCGAGGCAGTGGGCAGAGTCCTCGCTGTGTGCCTGACCCGACACAATTGCAGGGGGTGGTGTagaagacagaaagagagagagagagagactcatccTCCAGccggggtcagtctgagagaaattggCTGGGGTCCCAGTCTCACTCTTCTCTCGGGTGCcatttcccagctgggttccttacccctctggtgcagcagcagctggtagagccggtaaaccgcctccctggcctgctgggtgatgtcCTTGGCTGGGTCACCGACgaacagagccagctgtgccacgTGGTGAGCCATCCTGAGGAATTCGGATGAGTTCtaatgggagggagagggagaggggacttcatcagcattttcctgtcagctcccagtccccGGCTGGGCCAGGACTCTCCTTCTCCTCAGCCCATCTGCAGGAGATGCTAGAGGATAGGAGCTAGAGCAAGATCCTTAATTGTCTCTGCCCGCAAGggagcctggagcacagggatgTGGGCAGAGCCCTCCATGAGAATTTgctgccccagctgctccaggatgacAGGAAGGCATGAatctggagcatggtccccttaaaagcGAGAGTCACCAGGTAACCAGGACatgaagaacttgactcaagctgGGCACATTCTCTGCTTCgactctgcctccccaagaggagcactcctaacccacagcccctgcagcagcagatcctaCAGCCCGTTGGAGCCAGCCCACCTACgcctggagtcaggaagctgggGTCAGAAGCCACTTATGTCAAAGTCAGGGAGGGTGATGGTGGATCTGAGCAGGACCGTGCTGCTCCTAATGGCCCAGGCTCTCTCTcgcgacaccctggacacgatcCAGTAGTTAatgtgctgtggggaaaggaggcagctcaGGATCAATGGGCAGGTGCATGTGTTGTGCTAAtgagcccctccccatccccagggggcTGAGACATTGTATGCGGGGTGGAATACCTGATTCATTGATCGCAGAGCTTTAAAAGGGGATTGTTGCCCCCAGGACGATGCTTGTAGGTCACAACTTGTCATTGTCTCTCTACATTGGGACAATGCTCGGtgtcggggctggtcccatcctcccagaactcctgattcctgaacagctcaccaggaaggagacagacccctcacccctcccttccTCAAGTCCTTGGTTGGGTGAACGGACTGAGTgtgagcacaatccccccaggaatctcGGGCCTGTCAGAGACAAGGGCTGATTCTCTGGGTCCTCCTGTTTCTCGAGGAACAagcttgtgactcttctctgaggacCATCTTCTGGATCTCACAGGAGCGGTTCAGACTCTCATTCCCCAAGCCAGCCAGGGGCCCCATGGCTAGTGctcaacagaaccaggcagagctctggcttgaagtcccagctccttcctctgtccttcaagGAGGAAGGGCATGACGCTGCATTGTACTGACTGCCCCGacccaaggacggcccactgggggcccagctaggaggacagccTGGAAAAGGGATCTAAGAGTTAAGGGAAAATTGCCCCCACCCCTCtcatggggctcacctccaagatgtagtGGAGCCTGTTGGTGTCTGGGGACTTTGCCAGcgggttccccagcatggcatccaggacgtCTGGCAAGACCCTATGCAGatcctgcaaagcaagggagagtcatgggtcagagttagagaaactggggctacacctgccacaggatgggaagagggggtctctgggaagcactggtgaGATCCCCAAACACATATCCTGGCCTCTCTcattcacatcccactgcaggcaattcgcaAGGATTCGtggcaggatgacagctggctcttcaatccGGGATTTAGCACGATCTACCTGGACTTGGGTGGTGTCCTTCTCTGTGCCCAAGGTGAAGACTGCATGCAGGGCAGCTCGAAGGAGGTGGGTCTCCAGTGCTGGCTCAAGGGTAGgtgtcatggtgctggcaagagagaggagccggtattagactgtgcagtgcaGGGGTGGGACTGGCACCAACACGGACGAGAAGCTGCAGGGAAAGAGACAGAGGTGGGCGAgaacagaaactgaggcaccaagccaGGGACTGATAAGGCCAAGGTCACCCcacagacagtggcagggcaggaatagtgtctgttccctggaccctgctgcccctcctgtatctgatccAAGGAGTCAGCCTCTCTCAAAAGCCATTGCAATGttactggagggaaaaaaacagagcAGCCAGGAGAGAGAGTGAATCTTCCCGCCACCTCTGCCAGAGGAGACACCCTTGGGACGTgacctgggagtgggagggggcagtgactCCCAGCCATGGGCCTGAGCAGCACCAGGGTTAGGGGAACCGGGCAAGAGGGTCTTGGTACCTGaggttgcccacagcaatcagggagTTGGACAGGACGGCGCCGGGGGGAGAATCATCAGGAAGCTCCtcaatgagctcctgtgagacccaaaggagacaaaggagcgtgtgagCTTTGGGCCTCACTCACGCTTCCCAATGGGGAGATTACACAGCCAGCACCCCAcgcagccagcaggatccccccacctgcctcccgctcctccgattcctGCCCACTATTTCTCCCGTCTCTTCTTCCCaagcttcagccccagcaatccctgcccACAGCTGCTCCTCCAGCACCAGCCATCCCCCGACCATCAGCCcggggagacccctgcccctcccatagCTCTGTCCACCCTCTAGCTGCCGGGCGCCATGTCTCGCTCACCACAATCCTCTCctccacagccgccttgcagcagtgcGTCTCCAGtgtgtcctgccctctctgctgtgcagcgaGACACGCGGGGTGGATGGCGTGCAGGAACATGAGCTGCtgggcctcatcctgcacccaccaggagtggggttaGGGGAGATAGAGCCAGTTAGCcagggacctccctgccccagccacaccaGCTCCAGGATTTAGGCCTGAATAGGGGATAGTGGGGACCCACccattgtccaaatcccccacgactcctacacaagcagagtcaggaactgggacagtgcttGTGGGGGAGGAGACCCCGGGTGGTGTGGGACAACACCCTTATCTTGGGGGTCCCAGATCATGGAGAAGAAAGgtccccattaggggtggtggctCATGAGGGCCAAGACCCtctgcagggggttgggatgctggGAAGGAGCAGGACAATCTCGGTTCCAGCACTGCTGGGGAACGTTTGTACCTTCTCTTGGCCCGGGAGCTGCTCTAGGATGTTTTTGAGAGCAGCCTCCTCTGTGACCACGTCCACCCTTTCCTCCTCCTGATCGTCCTCTAAGTCCCTGgtggtccctgcaccagggagagaaggggacagggtgactcctgctgccactcaggggaaggacaggggcatggtAGAGCAATgtgcccccttcccacctccgggACCTAGGGCAGATCGggccccacccttccccctctcagTGATGCCTTCAGCCACCAACTCCTTCAGGAGCCCATAGCaaagagacacccccccacacacactctcctggACTCCCTGGGAGGTGCCTCTCCACCTGCcctcctgcctccctgcccaatGGAGcaccaaggaccaaagtggcagcatctaGTGTCAGTGGGGTtcacgtggctcaggccagacacctgggctggggacccaccCCGATAGCACTGGTCGAGGGCCTGGGCCCAGCAGGTtcacagccccctcctcacccctccctgagcccagcctggctcctcacctggaacaaagcagaagCGTCCATCGGCCTCGCTGCTGGCCGAGTCCCACTcactgctgctgtcccatggggCGAGAGCCGAGCTTGCTGGTGCTGGTACAGGGATCCTCCACCTCCTACCCTGGGAaggctggaaggtcctcagggaccgggcagggcgatgcctcctgctggaaatgagggctgggctcctggggccgctgctgccccagTGCCATCCTGCCCGGTTCcgctcctgggctgggtcctgcctgcccagaTGCATCGTGGCCCAGCTCCATTTTGGCCTGGCCATTGCCTCTGCCACCTCGGTGCCTGCACCAGGAGCAGgtttcctctgccagaaggctgggcacttccacctcctggcccggccaggagctccttcCCCACCAGCGGGGACGGAGGGAacgctctgctcctggggaagatggcagctgctttCCTCAGGCTcgggggccacctgcagagccttcttcctgaacctcctcaggagcctggccatcctggaaccgagcgggcaGTAGGCGTGAGTCTGgggtcaaggcagcctctcactaACCAGCCTTTTtggtccctccccatccctgccttagccagagcagctcctcctccccccacaggggTTCAGGGAGTGcaagcaggagttcattgcatgatctgctcccaatgTTCCCCCTCGTCATCCCTAGTGCTGCAATAACCAGGGAGTCTCGTCCTTTTTGAGCACTGGGGTCAGTCACAAAGACCATCAGTCactttggacaagcagctccctcctgccatccCAGGCCACACTTCTCCCTGCCCAGgttagagaaggaacagaacccaggagtccggacttctcctgggaaaccattccccacttCAAAGTCCCTAGGCTTAGCAAGACCAGGGCCCCCtcatttcccattgatttccatgctcagctGCTCACAGcatctggcccagctcagagactctcagtCTGGGGAACtgtctcccacaagggaagggctgggagccccttTGCTgggacctttccaaacacactggagatggctctggagaagcccctcccCGGTCTGAGAGTGAGGGGCTCCTGGGGGCTGTTTGTAAATCCAATCTCCTTTGggagagattctctccccctctttctgcctctccccagacagacagagaacGCCACAGAGGAACtctaatgccactcacttgctctaggtGATGGAGCGATGGATGGAGGATGTTCAGTGTCGTCCCTCGCCcttctcctcactctccaagctaaggcaggctggagagggtggtgacctgaggagttacccagcccagccagcaggcagggtgatgacactgaGCGATcgactggctggaaaacaagagtctgtcttattggcaagggacggagaaactcggTCAGCCCCAGGGGGTAGAGATCACTGCTGTAGTGTGGGGGTGACAGcgcctccaggatcctgacatcccagcactttacacaccttcctggagcctcccaagcCCCCTGGGCTGTAGGGACTGTGATCCCAACCCAACTGATGAGAaacaggcctggggaggggaagctacTGGCTCAGGGTCACACCAAGTGTCAGAGCTATGGATGGGACCCAGCAGTCCTTATTTCCAGGCCCCTTCGCTAACCACTgctgcacactccctcccacagctggcaattacaACCAGGCCCTCATGTCCGCTCCCTCTGCCTTTCAGAGGGAGTGTGCTCTGCTGGAGTGACTGGACCAGggaattgggagtcaggactcctgagttccattGCTGGGTTTCCTATTTGATCCACTGCTggttgttttccttttcctgtgggactttgggcaagttgctcccccgtctatggctctgtccccagcagtcAAATGGGGATTTAATACTTTCCCGCTATTGGAAAGTGCTCTGACACTTGGTGTGACCCTGAGGCAgtagcttcccctccccaggcctgttTCTCATCAGTTGGGTTGGGATCACAGTCCCTACAGCCCAGGGGgcttgggaggctccaggaaggtgtgtaaagtgctgggatgtcaggatcctggaggcgCTGTCACCCCCACACTACAGCAGTGATCTCTACCCCCTGGGGCTGAccgagtttctccgtcccttgccaataagacagactcttgttttccagccagtcgATCGCtcagtgtcatcaccctgcctgctggc
The nucleotide sequence above comes from Caretta caretta isolate rCarCar2 chromosome 6, rCarCar1.hap1, whole genome shotgun sequence. Encoded proteins:
- the LOC142072428 gene encoding uncharacterized protein LOC142072428, whose protein sequence is MLSSEWDSASSEADGRFCFVPGTTRDLEDDQEEERVDVVTEEAALKNILEQLPGQEKDEAQQLMFLHAIHPACLAAQQRGQDTLETHCCKAAVEERIVELIEELPDDSPPGAVLSNSLIAVGNLSTMTPTLEPALETHLLRAALHAVFTLGTEKDTTQVQDLHRVLPDVLDAMLGNPLAKSPDTNRLHYILENSSEFLRMAHHVAQLALFVGDPAKDITQQAREAVYRLYQLLLHQRVVSDLRLWQVLLYHFANTSCQLCGDLRRELGHSTWFVKATRMEAGTSSLLLVKNPRIQMSPDGSD